A section of the Polyodon spathula isolate WHYD16114869_AA chromosome 29, ASM1765450v1, whole genome shotgun sequence genome encodes:
- the LOC121302225 gene encoding cell adhesion molecule 3-like isoform X1 codes for MKSSTQNLLLLFCSAAILVSHGNLVMYGDPFQPVTKDEIVSSGGTVTLTCTVEDNDNSSLQWSNTAQQTLYFGEKRALRDNRIQLVKSTPTELSISISEVELLDEGEYTCSIFTMPVRTAKATVTVLGVPQKPRISGNTDPVEDGGKLKLTCTTSGSKPPAKLRWWKEGQELEGFPSTVESDPDGRSFKVTSDIVLTVTKSDNRATIRCSVDHESMPSAEKFTEEKIEVLFKPSVVIKPMNNLPREGDRFHLDCVGLGNPDPTSFSWRKESGELPVLSKKEDNRLVFEALNKSDDGTYHCEARNSIGAGEGSYILHVQELSPPSLTPSISSTLSPDSLTHSPTSSKAHRDTTGVIKGPDPTAMPASSSIDHAVIGGVVAVIVFILLCLLIVLGRYLIRHKGTYLTHEAKGSDDAPDADTAIINAEAGQSGAEDKKEYFI; via the exons GAGACCCTTTCCAGCCGGTCACTAAAGACGAGATCGTCTCGTCGGGTGGAACAGTCACTCTGACCTGCACGGTGGAGGACAACGACAACTCGTCCCTCCAGTGGTCAAACACTGCTCAGCAGACCCTGTACTTCGGGGAGAAGAGAG ccctgAGGGATAACAGGATCCAGCTGGTGAAGTCGACGCCCACGGAGCTGTCAATCAGCATTTCTGAAGTGGAGCTGTTGGACGAGGGAGAATACACCTGCTCCATATTCACCATGCCTGTGAGGACAGCGAAAGCGACTGTCACTGTGCTGG gGGTCCCACAGAAGCCTCGGATTTCGGGGAACACCGATCCCGTCGAGGATGGGGGGAAGCTCAAACTCACCTGCACCACTTCAGGAAGCAAACCCCCAGCGAAACTGCGCTGGTGGAAAGAGGGACAAGAACTGgaag GCTTCCCCAGCACGGTGGAGTCGGACCCTGACGGCCGCTCCTTCAAGGTGACCAGCGACATCGTGCTGACCGTCACGAAGTCGGACAACCGCGCCACCATCAGATGCTCCGTCGACCACGAGTCAATGCCCTCCGCGGAGAAATTCACCGAAGAGAAGATCGAAGTGCTGT tcaaACCCTCAGTGGTGATCAAGCCCATGAACAATCTGCCGAGAGAAGGAGACAGATTCCACCTGGACTGTGTGGGCTTAGGAAATCCAGA TCCCACATCGTTCTCCTGGAGGAAGGAGAGCGGGGAGCTGCCTGTACTGTCCAAGAAAGAGGACAACAGACTGGTGTTCGAGGCCCTCAACAAATCTGACGATGGGACGTACCACTGCGAGGCTAGAAACAGCATCGGAGCTGGAGAAGGGAGCTACATACTGCATGtgca AGagctctctcctccctctctcactccctccatCAGCAGCACTCTTTCTCCAGACAGTCTGACACACTCCCCCACTTCCAGCAAGGCACACAGGGACACTACAG GGGTCATCAAGGGGCCAG ACCCGACGGCTATGCCCGCCTCCAGCAGCATAGACCACGCTGTGATTGGCGGAGTGGTGGCGGTTATTGTCTTCATCCTTCTGTGTCTGTTGATCGTGTTGGGACGCTACTTGATCAGACACAAAG GGACGTACCTAACCCACGAAGCGAAAGGCTCCGATGACGCTCCCGACGCCGACACAGCAATCATCAACGCCGAAGCGGGACAGTCCGGAGCAGAGGATAAGAAAGAATACTTTATCTAg
- the LOC121302225 gene encoding cell adhesion molecule 3-like isoform X2 encodes MKSSTQNLLLLFCSAAILVSHGNLVMYGDPFQPVTKDEIVSSGGTVTLTCTVEDNDNSSLQWSNTAQQTLYFGEKRALRDNRIQLVKSTPTELSISISEVELLDEGEYTCSIFTMPVRTAKATVTVLGVPQKPRISGNTDPVEDGGKLKLTCTTSGSKPPAKLRWWKEGQELEGFPSTVESDPDGRSFKVTSDIVLTVTKSDNRATIRCSVDHESMPSAEKFTEEKIEVLFKPSVVIKPMNNLPREGDRFHLDCVGLGNPDPTSFSWRKESGELPVLSKKEDNRLVFEALNKSDDGTYHCEARNSIGAGEGSYILHVQGVIKGPDPTAMPASSSIDHAVIGGVVAVIVFILLCLLIVLGRYLIRHKGTYLTHEAKGSDDAPDADTAIINAEAGQSGAEDKKEYFI; translated from the exons GAGACCCTTTCCAGCCGGTCACTAAAGACGAGATCGTCTCGTCGGGTGGAACAGTCACTCTGACCTGCACGGTGGAGGACAACGACAACTCGTCCCTCCAGTGGTCAAACACTGCTCAGCAGACCCTGTACTTCGGGGAGAAGAGAG ccctgAGGGATAACAGGATCCAGCTGGTGAAGTCGACGCCCACGGAGCTGTCAATCAGCATTTCTGAAGTGGAGCTGTTGGACGAGGGAGAATACACCTGCTCCATATTCACCATGCCTGTGAGGACAGCGAAAGCGACTGTCACTGTGCTGG gGGTCCCACAGAAGCCTCGGATTTCGGGGAACACCGATCCCGTCGAGGATGGGGGGAAGCTCAAACTCACCTGCACCACTTCAGGAAGCAAACCCCCAGCGAAACTGCGCTGGTGGAAAGAGGGACAAGAACTGgaag GCTTCCCCAGCACGGTGGAGTCGGACCCTGACGGCCGCTCCTTCAAGGTGACCAGCGACATCGTGCTGACCGTCACGAAGTCGGACAACCGCGCCACCATCAGATGCTCCGTCGACCACGAGTCAATGCCCTCCGCGGAGAAATTCACCGAAGAGAAGATCGAAGTGCTGT tcaaACCCTCAGTGGTGATCAAGCCCATGAACAATCTGCCGAGAGAAGGAGACAGATTCCACCTGGACTGTGTGGGCTTAGGAAATCCAGA TCCCACATCGTTCTCCTGGAGGAAGGAGAGCGGGGAGCTGCCTGTACTGTCCAAGAAAGAGGACAACAGACTGGTGTTCGAGGCCCTCAACAAATCTGACGATGGGACGTACCACTGCGAGGCTAGAAACAGCATCGGAGCTGGAGAAGGGAGCTACATACTGCATGtgca AGGGGTCATCAAGGGGCCAG ACCCGACGGCTATGCCCGCCTCCAGCAGCATAGACCACGCTGTGATTGGCGGAGTGGTGGCGGTTATTGTCTTCATCCTTCTGTGTCTGTTGATCGTGTTGGGACGCTACTTGATCAGACACAAAG GGACGTACCTAACCCACGAAGCGAAAGGCTCCGATGACGCTCCCGACGCCGACACAGCAATCATCAACGCCGAAGCGGGACAGTCCGGAGCAGAGGATAAGAAAGAATACTTTATCTAg
- the LOC121302225 gene encoding cell adhesion molecule 3-like isoform X3 yields MKSSTQNLLLLFCSAAILVSHGNLVMYGDPFQPVTKDEIVSSGGTVTLTCTVEDNDNSSLQWSNTAQQTLYFGEKRALRDNRIQLVKSTPTELSISISEVELLDEGEYTCSIFTMPVRTAKATVTVLGVPQKPRISGNTDPVEDGGKLKLTCTTSGSKPPAKLRWWKEGQELEGFPSTVESDPDGRSFKVTSDIVLTVTKSDNRATIRCSVDHESMPSAEKFTEEKIEVLFKPSVVIKPMNNLPREGDRFHLDCVGLGNPDPTSFSWRKESGELPVLSKKEDNRLVFEALNKSDDGTYHCEARNSIGAGEGSYILHVQDPTAMPASSSIDHAVIGGVVAVIVFILLCLLIVLGRYLIRHKGTYLTHEAKGSDDAPDADTAIINAEAGQSGAEDKKEYFI; encoded by the exons GAGACCCTTTCCAGCCGGTCACTAAAGACGAGATCGTCTCGTCGGGTGGAACAGTCACTCTGACCTGCACGGTGGAGGACAACGACAACTCGTCCCTCCAGTGGTCAAACACTGCTCAGCAGACCCTGTACTTCGGGGAGAAGAGAG ccctgAGGGATAACAGGATCCAGCTGGTGAAGTCGACGCCCACGGAGCTGTCAATCAGCATTTCTGAAGTGGAGCTGTTGGACGAGGGAGAATACACCTGCTCCATATTCACCATGCCTGTGAGGACAGCGAAAGCGACTGTCACTGTGCTGG gGGTCCCACAGAAGCCTCGGATTTCGGGGAACACCGATCCCGTCGAGGATGGGGGGAAGCTCAAACTCACCTGCACCACTTCAGGAAGCAAACCCCCAGCGAAACTGCGCTGGTGGAAAGAGGGACAAGAACTGgaag GCTTCCCCAGCACGGTGGAGTCGGACCCTGACGGCCGCTCCTTCAAGGTGACCAGCGACATCGTGCTGACCGTCACGAAGTCGGACAACCGCGCCACCATCAGATGCTCCGTCGACCACGAGTCAATGCCCTCCGCGGAGAAATTCACCGAAGAGAAGATCGAAGTGCTGT tcaaACCCTCAGTGGTGATCAAGCCCATGAACAATCTGCCGAGAGAAGGAGACAGATTCCACCTGGACTGTGTGGGCTTAGGAAATCCAGA TCCCACATCGTTCTCCTGGAGGAAGGAGAGCGGGGAGCTGCCTGTACTGTCCAAGAAAGAGGACAACAGACTGGTGTTCGAGGCCCTCAACAAATCTGACGATGGGACGTACCACTGCGAGGCTAGAAACAGCATCGGAGCTGGAGAAGGGAGCTACATACTGCATGtgca AGACCCGACGGCTATGCCCGCCTCCAGCAGCATAGACCACGCTGTGATTGGCGGAGTGGTGGCGGTTATTGTCTTCATCCTTCTGTGTCTGTTGATCGTGTTGGGACGCTACTTGATCAGACACAAAG GGACGTACCTAACCCACGAAGCGAAAGGCTCCGATGACGCTCCCGACGCCGACACAGCAATCATCAACGCCGAAGCGGGACAGTCCGGAGCAGAGGATAAGAAAGAATACTTTATCTAg